The Gemmatimonadaceae bacterium DNA segment TGCGCCGGTATCTGCGCGTACCGCAGCTCGCGGCCGTGATGGGACAATGCGTCGCCGGCGGCGCGTATCTCCCCGCGCTCTCCGATGTCATTCTCATGGTGAAGGGAACGTCCTTCATGGGGCTCGGCGGACCCAACCTCGTCAAGGGCGCCACCGGTGAGACGGTGGACTCGGAGACGCTCGGCGGCGCCACGACCCATACCGAGATCAGCGGTGTCGCCCACTACGCGCTCGACACCGAGGACGAATGTCTCGCGAAGCTGCGCGATCTCGTGCAGCGTCTCCCGGGCCCGGCGGAGCATTCGACTCCGGCGGATGCCTACGCCATTCGCTTCCGGTTTGCGAGTGATCGGTGTGGCGCCCCCGAGTCTCCGCGCGATGGCGACACGACGGCGGCACAGGCTGAAGCGCTGTACGATCTGCTGCCGTCGGATCATCGCATGTCGTACGATATGCACGCGCTCCTCTCGGCGATTCTCGATGGCGGGAAGCTCGATGAGTTTCAGTCGGAGCTCGCGCGAGAGATGATCTGCGGCGACGCGACGATCGAGGGGATTCCCATCGGCGTGATCGCCAACGAGCGCGGCCTCATTCGTGGACGCGCCGGAGAGAAACCCCGGTTCGGCGGCATCGTTTACGCCGAGAGCGCCGAGAAGGTCGCGTACTTCATCGATCGCTGCGATCGGCAGGGAATTCCGCTGCTCTTCGTGCAGGATGTGTCCGGCTTCATGGTTGGGCCCGAAGCCGAACAGGGCGGGATCATCCGCGCCGGAGCGCGCTTCGTCGAAGCAATGGCGACGACAACGGTGCCGAAAATCGTGCTCACCGTCAATCACGCCTCCGGAGCGGGCTACTATGCGATGGCGGGGCAGGGCTTCGATCCCGATTTCATCTTCAGCTGGCCGACTGGACGAATGGCGGTGATGGAAGGAGAGTCTGCGATTCGGGCGGTGCACGGTCCCGCGCTCGACACGGCGAAGAAGAACGGCGAGGCGCCGCCGGCCGAAGTAACGGCGTCGGTCGAAGCGATGCGCGCCGACTACGAGCATCAGCTTGACGCGCGATACGCCGGAGCACGCGGGTACATAGACGCCATCGTCTATCCGGAAGAGACGCGCGAAGTGCTTGCCATGTCCTTTCGCACTGCGCTCCAGAACAAGGGTCCACACCTCGGCGCGTTCGTGTTGCCGCCGCACCTCGGAGAAATGAAGTGAAGCAACTGGTTCGCGTCGCCAGCGGGCAGGGATTCTGGGGCGACTCACTCGAAGCGCCGCGTCAGCAGGTGGAAGGCGGCGACGTGGACTACCTGATGCTCGATTATCTGGCGGAAGTGACGATGTCCATCCTCCAGAAGCAGAAAGAGCGCGATCCGAAGATGGGCTACGCGCGCGACTTCGTTGGCGCGGTCGAGAGCGTCCTGCCCGCGGTCCTCGAGCGCGGCGTTCGCGTCGTGGCCAATGCGGGAGGCGTGAATCCGCCTGCGTGCGCAGCGGCGGTGCGCGCGCTCGCGTCGTCGGGCTCGTCGGCTGAGCGGCTGCGTATTGCAGTAGTGACGGGCGACGACTTGCTCGGGCGGCTCGAGGAGTTGATCGCCAACGGGCACGAGCTGGCCAACATGGAGACCGGCGAGCCGCTTTCCTCGATCATGGATCGCGTCCTCTCCGCGAACGCATACATCGGATCCACGCCGATCGTCGAAGGCCTGTCGCGGGGCGCCAACATCGTGATCACCGGTCGCTCGACCGATACGGCGCTCACGATGGCTCCTTTGCGATACGAATTCGAATGGGGCGCGACCGACTGGGATCGTCTCGCGGCTGGCATCATCGCCGGCCACATCATCGAGTGCGGCGCGCAGTGCTCGGGCGGAAACTGCCTCTACGACTGGCGGTCCATTCCCGATCTCGCGAACGTCGGTTATCCCATCGCCGAGGCGAGCCCTGACGGCAGCTTCGTCATAACCAAGCACGAAGGGACCGGAGGAAGAGTCTCGGTCCCATCCGTTACGGAACAGCTCGTCTATGAGATGGGCGATCCACACGAGTACATCACTCCGGACGTAGTCGCCGATTTCACGAGCATCCGACTCGAGGATGCGGGGCCTGATCGCGTGCGCGTATTCGGCATCAAGGGCCGCCCCGCAACCGACAAGCTGAAGGTGTCGGTTGCGTACCGCGCCGGATTCAAGGCGGTTGGAACGCTGGTCTACTCCTGGCCGGAGGCACTGGACAAGGCGCAGGCCGCCGACCGCATCCTCCGTGAAAGGCTCGATCGGCTCGGACTTCACTTCGACCAGATACTGACCGAGTATGTCGGTGTTTCGGCGACGCACGGCATTCTCGCGTCGGAGTCTGGAGGAAGCAGGGACATTCCGGAGGTGCAGCTTCGCGTTGGCGTGCGCGGCCAGAGCCGCAGCGATGTCGAGAGGTTCACCCGCGAGATCGCCCCTCTCGTCCTGAACGGTCCTCCAAGTGTGACGGGGTTTGCTGGCGGGCGGCCTAAAGTGGAAGAGATCGTCGCCTATTGGCCGGCTCTGATAGACAAGAGCGTCGTGACGACTCACGTGGAGATCGTCTGATGAAGATCCGTCTTCTCGACATCGCGCACGCTCGCTCCGGCGACAAGGGCGATACAGCGAACGTCGGTCTCATCGCCCTCAGGCCGGAATGGTACCCGCTCATCCAGCGGCACGTTACGCGAGACGCGGTGGAGAAGCATTTTCACGGCGTGATCGGCGGTCCCGTCGTGCGTTACGAGCTGCCCAATCTCAATGCGCTGAACTTCCTGCTTCATGGCGCGCTGGACGGCGGCGGCACTCTGTCGCTCAAGACGGATGCGCAGGGCAAGGTGTTCTCGACGGCGCTTCTGCGAATGACCCTCGACGTTCCCGACGACGAGGCGCGTGCTGCCGGATTACAGACAGCCGCAGCAAAGACATGACACCGATGACGATGGCCAAGATCACACTGGCGCTCATCGCGGCCATTCTCTTCGCTTACGGCATTCGCGAAGAGGTGCCGGCACTGCGCTGGGCAGCGATCGCCTTTCTTTCTCTCGCGATACTTCTGCGATTCTTCGACCGAGCCAGGAAACAGCCATGACGCCGATTCAGACAGCCGACGCTCCGATTCTTCAGGCGATTCATCCAGCCGCGGGAAGTGACGTCGTCTATTTTGATGGACGATACATCACGAAAGGCGAAGTCCGCGTCTCTCCCGACGATCGGGGATTTCTCCTCGGCGACGGGATCTACGAAGTGGCCGCCGCATACGACGGCCGGTTCATCGCTCTCGACCGGCACATGGACCGTCTGCGGCGCAGTCTGGGCGAAGCACGGATTGACGCTTCTGTCGCCGATCCGCTCGAGACCGTCTTTCAGGAGCTGCTCGAGCGGAACTGGTTCGCGAACTCGGGAAAGGCGATGGTCTATCTGCAGGTGACGCGCGGCGCGGCTCCACGCACTCACGCTTTTCCCAGGACGGCATGCCGGCCGACCGTGTATGCCTACGCGGCTCCATTCCCCGACTTGGGCGATCTCGCGGGAGGCGTCGGGGCGATCACGCGACCAGATCTCCGCTGGTCGAGATGCGACATCAAGACGATCTCGCTGATCGCCAACGTGCTCGCGAATCAGGAAGCCAAGGAGTCCGGGGCGTTCGAGGCGATCCTGATCCGCGACGGTGTTGCCCTCGAAGGAACTCACACGAGCTTCTTCGGCGTGAGCGGGGGAGTCGTGCGCACAGCACCTCTGTCGAATCTCATTCTACCCGGCATCACGCGCGAGCTCGCGATCGAAGCTGCATCGAGGGCCGGGATCGAGGTTCGCGAGGAACCAGTGCCGGCGAATGAGCTGGCGGTGATGGATGAGTTGTTCATCACCGGCACCACCACCGAGGTCGTGCCGATCGTCCGCCTCGATGGCAACCCTGTCGGGAACGGAAGCCCCGGGCCCGTAACACTGCGCATCGCACAGCTGTATCGGGCGGCTATCGGCCTCTGAATCGCTAAGTTGAGAAGTGCCGAAGAGGAACCAGATCCCCGAGCTTCTCTCTCCCGCAGGCTCGTTGGACGCCGTGCGTGCCGCCGTCGCCAATGGCGCCGACGCGGTATACCTCGGCGCTGAGCGCTTCAATGCCCGCGACGAAGGGGCGCAGCTCACGCTCGACGAGGTCGAGGTGGCGTGCCGTCTCGCGCACGCACGAGGCGCGCGGATCTATCTCACTCTCAACACCCTCGTGAAGCCGTCCGAGCTCCGCGACGCGCTGACGTTTCTCGGCGACGCGATTGATCGCGGAGTGGACGCCGCGATCGTGCAGGACATCGGGATCGTGCGATTGATTCAGCGCGTGTATCCCGGTTTCGAGATTCACGGTTCGACGCAGATGACGGTGCATGATGCTTCGGGCGCGGTCGTCATGGTGCGACTCGGCGTCGAGCGGGTGGTGCTGGCCCGTGAAAACACGATCGAGGACATCCAGGCGATCAGGAGCGCTGTTCCCGGGCTCGGCCTCGAGACGTTCATCCACGGAGCGCTCTGCGTCTCGTACTCCGGCCAGTGCTACATGTCCGGCATGATCTCCGAGCGCAGCGCCAACCGGGGCTCGTGTGCGCAGTCGTGCCGAAAGGATTACGTGCTCCGCGACGTCACCTCGAACGAGACACTCGACGCCGGCTACCTGATCTCGGCGCGGGATCTCGGTGCGTACGCCAGTCTCCCGGCGATTGCCGAAGCCGGTGTCGGATGCGTCAAGATCGAAGGCAGAAAGAAGAAGCCGGAGTACGTCGCCGTCGTCACGCGCAACTACAGGCGCACGCTCGATCAGATCGCCGTCGGCGAGCCCTCCGAGCTTCCCTCAGCGGATGTTCAGGATCTCGTCCAGATATTCAGTCGAGGATTCACGCCCGGCATGTACCAGGGGCGCGCCGGGCGCGATTACATCACGCGCTCTCATCCCGACAACCGCGGCGTCGAGCTCGGTGTAGTTGTCAGTTCGGTGAACGGCGAGCTCATCGTGGACGTCTCCTCTCCGCTTGTCGAAGGCGATGGGATCGGCTTCGAGCCGCCCGCCGGCTCGGCTGCGAAGAGTGTCGGCTTCACGGTGGGCGATGTGCGAACGCTCATGACCGGGGCGACCGTCAGGCAGGCGATTCGATCGGGCGCGCAGGTCTCCGCGGGTTGGCGCGTGGTTCGCAGCTACGACACGCGCCTGATGAGCTCGGCGCGAGCGAGCTTTGCCGCCGTCGAGTTGCCTTCTTCCGGCACGCGGCACCGTCTGGACGTGCGAGCGTTTGGATCAGCCGGCAGTCCCCTCAAGCTCGTGTTCGCAGTCGGTGACGATACGGTCTCGATGCGCAGTGACATGGCTCTCGTGCCGGCGCAGAAGCGCGCCCTGGACGTACGGCAGCTGCGCGAGCAACTCGGCCGGCTTGGTGGAACCTCCTTCGCGCTCGGCGACGTCAATGCGTCGGGGCTCGCGGAAGGTCTGTTCATTCCGGTGAGCGAGCTGAATCACATGCGACAATCGGCGGTCGAAGACCTCGAGCAGCGCATCGGCTGGCGGGCAGACGGCGAACGGGAGGAACGGTCGGCGCTCATCGGCCGCGCGATCGATCGTGTCGGTGATGGGACCGCTATCTGGCAGCGCGAAGGCGAGTTGGAGCGCAACGAACGACCGTTCAATCTCGTCGCTGAGACGTTCGATATCGCGGACGCACGCGCCGCGGCCGAGGGTGGCGCGACGGAGATCTGCTTCGATCCTTTTCTGAGGCATCCCGCGCCGCCGGCCGCGCGAGTCCGAAAGCTCGTAGATGAGCTGGCCGGGAAGGGCGTTGCATTCCGGCTTCGTCTGCCGAGTATCGTGCGCCCGACGGAGCGCCACACGCTGACCAAGTGGCTCGCTCTCCGACTTCCCATGTCAACCGGTCACCTCGGTCTTGTTGCCGAACTGTCGGGCGCGGGTCATGATGTCGTCGCCGATTATGCTGTGAACTGCTTCAATCAGCACACCGCCGCAGAACTTTTCGCGATGGGTGCGGAAGGAATCGTGCTTTCAATCGAGCTCACCACCGACGAGATGCTTGCGGTGAGCGGGCCATGGTCCGGAAAGGGATTTCATTCCGTGATCTACGGTCGCCCCGAGGGGATGACGCTCGAGCACTGCGTGCTCTCGGCCGCGTTTGACAGGGAGCCGACCACGTGCAGAGATCTCTGCGTCCGCGATCACACCAACGTCGAGCTGACCGACCCCGCCGGCTACTCGTTCGCCGTGGCGACGGACAGCGCGTGCCGCAACCGGCTGCTGCACTCGCGGCCACTCGAGGCATCGGAGTTCGTTCCGCGGCTGTGGCGGGGAGGCATTCGCAATTACCGGATGCTGTTCAACGTGCCCGGCGACGAAGTGCTGGATATCGCGAAGAGCTATCGGATGTTGCTGGAAGGTCTTGGCGCGGGGGCCGCCACAGCGGGAGTTTCGCCACGCTCCCTTGTCGGATCGGCCTTCACCAGGGGCCACTTTGCGCGCGCCGTCTGACGCATGAGAGTACTCGTTACGGGTGGTGCGGGATTCATCGGAGTTCGTGGAGTCGTTCCGCGCGCAGCCACTCGGCACTCGCGCGCCGTCCACGGCAAAGATTCGATGACGCGGGTTCTGATTCCGCGGACTATCGTTCGCTGATGCCGCGTCCGACCCTCGATGACGCCCGCGCGGCGCTGCGGGCCTCCTTCGGATACGATCAGTTCCGACCCGGCCAGGAGATGGCCATCGAGTCGGTGCTCTCTGGCAAGGACACGCTCGTCGTTCTGCCCACTGGAGGCGGAAAGTCGGTGTGCTACCAGATCCCTGCGCTGGTGCTGCCCGGGCTAACCGTCGTCGTGTCGCCGCTCATTTCCCTGATGAAGGATCAGGTCGATGCGCTCGAGGCGAGAAATCTCCCGGCCGCATATATCAACAGCACGCTCACGTCGGCGCAGGTGTCTGACCGCCTTGCTCGCGCTGCGCGTGGAGAGCTGCGTCTTCTCTATCTCGCGCCCGAGCGATTCGACTTCGGCAACATCACGACGAAGCTCGCCGACATCGGCGTCAGCCTGCTCGCCATTGACGAAGCTCACTGCATCAGCCAGTGGGGGCACGATTTCAGGCCCAGCTATCTGCGCGTCGCGGAAGCCAGGAAGCGCCTCGGATCACCGCCGACCGTGGCGCTCACCGCCACTGCGACCCCCGAAGTCCGTGAGGATATCTGCCGGCAGCTGGCGCTCGAGAACCCGCGCACGATCATCACCGGATTCGATCGCACCAACCTCACGTATCATGTCCTTCCCGCACGCAATGATGCGGAGAAGGACACTCTCCTCGTCGAAACGCTGAGAAAGCATGACGGTCTCGCCGTTGTCTACGCGGCAACGCGAAAGTCCGTTGATCGCCTGAGCTTCATGCTCGAGCAGCAGGGGATATCCGCGGCCGGATATCACGCCGGACTCGACGACGAGCACCGCCGCGATGTGCAGGAAGCGTTCATGAGCGAGCGGATTCGCGCCATCATCGCCACGAATGCGTTCGGCATGGGAATCGATAAACCCAATGTGCGCCTCGTGATTCATCACTCGATGCCCGGAACTCTCGAGGCATACTACCAGGAAGCGGGCCGCGCGGGCCGCGATGGTAATCGTTCCGAGGTATTTCTCCTCCATGCCTTCCCGGACCGCTTCACGCATGAGTTTTTCATCCGCGGCGCGTATCCCGAGAAGGCAGTCGTCGAGCGCGTGTATGACGGCCTGTCGCGGCAGGCACGGAAGCTCGGCACACTTCCCGACTCGGTCGAGCGGATTGTGCCGCTCATCGGAGGCAAGCTGAGCCCGCGTGAAGCGGAGAGCGCGCTTCGCATCCTCACCCACGCTGGCGCGATCGTCGGCGCCGAGAGTTCGGCGTCGCTGGTAACGGTGCGGCTCATCGCGACGCCGGCGAGAATTCGCCGAGATCTCACCGGAGATGCGAACCCCGAGCTCGGTCTTCTGCGCGTTCTATGGCGCGTCGCCGGCGAGCGGCTCAACGCGGGGGCGACGATAGACCTTGACGCGCTTCCTCCGGGCCTCGCGGGAAGATCCAACGCCACCGGACTGCTCGATGCGCTGCAGTCGCGTCAGATCCTGGTCTGGGAGCGACTCGGCGGCGGCCTGCGGTTGTCGAGTCCCGAGGCCCCGCTGGCCCGCTTCCGCGTGGACTGGGCGTCCATCGACCGTCGTCGCGCAGCGGAGCTGTCGAAGCTCGAGGCGGTGCAGCGGTATGCCTACACGAAGGCCTGCCGCCGCGGGTTCGTGCTTCGGTATTTCGGCGATCCCGCCGCCCGCACGAAGTGCGATGGCTGCGACAACTGCCTGGGCATCACCCGACTTCGCGAGCCGAAGAGCGGTGGCGCGTTGAAGGGAGAGAAAACGTCGCGGTCGCGTAAGCGGGGCGTGGCGACCGCCGTGACCGACAGCGACGACATTGCGCTCGGGGCGGCCGACCAGGATCTCCTCGCCGCCCTCAGGCAGAAGCGCCTCGACATCGCACGCCAGCAGAGCGTTCCCGCGTATATTGTATTCTCCGACCGCACTCTCGCGGACATGGCGCTGAGAAGACCGGCGTCGCTGGAGGCCCTCGCGAACGTGCGGGGCGTCGGAGAGATGAAGCTTGCCCGGTACGGCGAGATGTTCCTCGCGGTGATCCGCAATTCCGAAGAAAACGAAGCAGCCTGACAAATGGACGATTCGCTCTATTTCAGCGATCAACACATAGCGGTGCGGGACATGGTGCGCGAATTCGCGCGCGACGAGGTGGCGCCGGTGGCGGCGCGCTTTGATGCGTCCCAGCAATTCCCCTGGGAAAACATCCAGAAGATGGGAGAGCTGGGTCTCCTGGGGATTCCATGGCCCGAGGAGCTCGGCGGTGCCGGCCTCGACACGCTCAGCTACATGATCGCCATCCACGAGATGGCGAAGGTGGATGCGTCGCACGGAATCACAATCTCCGCGCATACCACGCTCGGAACGTCGCCGATCGTGAATTTTGGGACGCAGGAGCAGAAGGAGCGCTTCGTTCCGTTGCTCGCTTCCGGACGCGTCCTCGGTGGTTTCGGCCTGACTGAGCCCACAGCGGGGAGCGATGCCGCCGGGACACGCACGACCGCCGAGCGCAGGGACGGACGTTATGTGCTGAATGGCTCGAAGATTTTCATCACGCACGGCGGCGTCGGGGAGATCTTCATAGTCACCGCTGTGACCGATCGCGACAGCGGCACAAAAGGGATCTCGTCATTCATCCTTACCAAGGAAGCCGATCTCTCGCACCGCGGCACCGCCACGATCGGGCATGAGCCGTCGTTGCCGAACATGCGCGGATTCAGGGCCGGCAAGAAAGAAGACAAACTCGGCTGGCGAGCGTCGGACACTCGCGAGCTGATCTTCGAGGACGTCGATGTTCCCGAAGAAAACCGGCTCGGCAAAGAGGGAATGGGGTTCATCAACTTCATGCAGACTCTCGACTCAGGCCGC contains these protein-coding regions:
- a CDS encoding acyclic terpene utilization AtuA family protein, producing MKQLVRVASGQGFWGDSLEAPRQQVEGGDVDYLMLDYLAEVTMSILQKQKERDPKMGYARDFVGAVESVLPAVLERGVRVVANAGGVNPPACAAAVRALASSGSSAERLRIAVVTGDDLLGRLEELIANGHELANMETGEPLSSIMDRVLSANAYIGSTPIVEGLSRGANIVITGRSTDTALTMAPLRYEFEWGATDWDRLAAGIIAGHIIECGAQCSGGNCLYDWRSIPDLANVGYPIAEASPDGSFVITKHEGTGGRVSVPSVTEQLVYEMGDPHEYITPDVVADFTSIRLEDAGPDRVRVFGIKGRPATDKLKVSVAYRAGFKAVGTLVYSWPEALDKAQAADRILRERLDRLGLHFDQILTEYVGVSATHGILASESGGSRDIPEVQLRVGVRGQSRSDVERFTREIAPLVLNGPPSVTGFAGGRPKVEEIVAYWPALIDKSVVTTHVEIV
- a CDS encoding U32 family peptidase, whose product is MPKRNQIPELLSPAGSLDAVRAAVANGADAVYLGAERFNARDEGAQLTLDEVEVACRLAHARGARIYLTLNTLVKPSELRDALTFLGDAIDRGVDAAIVQDIGIVRLIQRVYPGFEIHGSTQMTVHDASGAVVMVRLGVERVVLARENTIEDIQAIRSAVPGLGLETFIHGALCVSYSGQCYMSGMISERSANRGSCAQSCRKDYVLRDVTSNETLDAGYLISARDLGAYASLPAIAEAGVGCVKIEGRKKKPEYVAVVTRNYRRTLDQIAVGEPSELPSADVQDLVQIFSRGFTPGMYQGRAGRDYITRSHPDNRGVELGVVVSSVNGELIVDVSSPLVEGDGIGFEPPAGSAAKSVGFTVGDVRTLMTGATVRQAIRSGAQVSAGWRVVRSYDTRLMSSARASFAAVELPSSGTRHRLDVRAFGSAGSPLKLVFAVGDDTVSMRSDMALVPAQKRALDVRQLREQLGRLGGTSFALGDVNASGLAEGLFIPVSELNHMRQSAVEDLEQRIGWRADGEREERSALIGRAIDRVGDGTAIWQREGELERNERPFNLVAETFDIADARAAAEGGATEICFDPFLRHPAPPAARVRKLVDELAGKGVAFRLRLPSIVRPTERHTLTKWLALRLPMSTGHLGLVAELSGAGHDVVADYAVNCFNQHTAAELFAMGAEGIVLSIELTTDEMLAVSGPWSGKGFHSVIYGRPEGMTLEHCVLSAAFDREPTTCRDLCVRDHTNVELTDPAGYSFAVATDSACRNRLLHSRPLEASEFVPRLWRGGIRNYRMLFNVPGDEVLDIAKSYRMLLEGLGAGAATAGVSPRSLVGSAFTRGHFARAV
- a CDS encoding ATP-dependent DNA helicase RecQ gives rise to the protein MPRPTLDDARAALRASFGYDQFRPGQEMAIESVLSGKDTLVVLPTGGGKSVCYQIPALVLPGLTVVVSPLISLMKDQVDALEARNLPAAYINSTLTSAQVSDRLARAARGELRLLYLAPERFDFGNITTKLADIGVSLLAIDEAHCISQWGHDFRPSYLRVAEARKRLGSPPTVALTATATPEVREDICRQLALENPRTIITGFDRTNLTYHVLPARNDAEKDTLLVETLRKHDGLAVVYAATRKSVDRLSFMLEQQGISAAGYHAGLDDEHRRDVQEAFMSERIRAIIATNAFGMGIDKPNVRLVIHHSMPGTLEAYYQEAGRAGRDGNRSEVFLLHAFPDRFTHEFFIRGAYPEKAVVERVYDGLSRQARKLGTLPDSVERIVPLIGGKLSPREAESALRILTHAGAIVGAESSASLVTVRLIATPARIRRDLTGDANPELGLLRVLWRVAGERLNAGATIDLDALPPGLAGRSNATGLLDALQSRQILVWERLGGGLRLSSPEAPLARFRVDWASIDRRRAAELSKLEAVQRYAYTKACRRGFVLRYFGDPAARTKCDGCDNCLGITRLREPKSGGALKGEKTSRSRKRGVATAVTDSDDIALGAADQDLLAALRQKRLDIARQQSVPAYIVFSDRTLADMALRRPASLEALANVRGVGEMKLARYGEMFLAVIRNSEENEAA
- a CDS encoding aminotransferase class IV is translated as MTPIQTADAPILQAIHPAAGSDVVYFDGRYITKGEVRVSPDDRGFLLGDGIYEVAAAYDGRFIALDRHMDRLRRSLGEARIDASVADPLETVFQELLERNWFANSGKAMVYLQVTRGAAPRTHAFPRTACRPTVYAYAAPFPDLGDLAGGVGAITRPDLRWSRCDIKTISLIANVLANQEAKESGAFEAILIRDGVALEGTHTSFFGVSGGVVRTAPLSNLILPGITRELAIEAASRAGIEVREEPVPANELAVMDELFITGTTTEVVPIVRLDGNPVGNGSPGPVTLRIAQLYRAAIGL
- a CDS encoding acyl-CoA dehydrogenase: MDDSLYFSDQHIAVRDMVREFARDEVAPVAARFDASQQFPWENIQKMGELGLLGIPWPEELGGAGLDTLSYMIAIHEMAKVDASHGITISAHTTLGTSPIVNFGTQEQKERFVPLLASGRVLGGFGLTEPTAGSDAAGTRTTAERRDGRYVLNGSKIFITHGGVGEIFIVTAVTDRDSGTKGISSFILTKEADLSHRGTATIGHEPSLPNMRGFRAGKKEDKLGWRASDTRELIFEDVDVPEENRLGKEGMGFINFMQTLDSGRIGIAALSLGIAEGAFEQSLKYASERRQFGRAIANFQGIQFQLSDMATEIEAGKHLMYHAAWLAQHKRPFGKEAAIAKLFCSELAMRTTIKAIQIHGGYGYTKDYPVERMMRDAKICEIGEGTSEIQRVVIARHLLRGLLD
- a CDS encoding carboxyl transferase domain-containing protein; this encodes MTPRLRELSAEVRDLEKKLRRGGGPERIAKLHQQGKLSARERVEKLCDPGARFLEVGLLVAYDQYEGQAPAAGVVTGVGMIHGREVVVVANDATVKAGSWWPETIRKILRAQEIAMRCRVPIIYLVDSAGVNLPYQGGVFPGQYGAARIFYYNSIMRRYLRVPQLAAVMGQCVAGGAYLPALSDVILMVKGTSFMGLGGPNLVKGATGETVDSETLGGATTHTEISGVAHYALDTEDECLAKLRDLVQRLPGPAEHSTPADAYAIRFRFASDRCGAPESPRDGDTTAAQAEALYDLLPSDHRMSYDMHALLSAILDGGKLDEFQSELAREMICGDATIEGIPIGVIANERGLIRGRAGEKPRFGGIVYAESAEKVAYFIDRCDRQGIPLLFVQDVSGFMVGPEAEQGGIIRAGARFVEAMATTTVPKIVLTVNHASGAGYYAMAGQGFDPDFIFSWPTGRMAVMEGESAIRAVHGPALDTAKKNGEAPPAEVTASVEAMRADYEHQLDARYAGARGYIDAIVYPEETREVLAMSFRTALQNKGPHLGAFVLPPHLGEMK